In Bacteroidales bacterium, one genomic interval encodes:
- a CDS encoding transketolase has translation MTKTGKKFAAARKLTLSKEEVLKDYQIACESREASLSGRREVLTGKAKFGIFGDGKEIPQLAMAKVFRNGDWRSGYYRDQTFMLATGILTLQEFFAQLYGDTDQQFNPGTVGRLMNNHFATRFIGDDGEWLDQTKMKNSSADVSPTAGQMPRLLGLAYGSKFYRNNPDLKPFSKFSVNGNEVAFGTIGDSSTSEGVFWETMNAAGVLQVPMAISIWDDGYGISVPREFQTIKGSISEALKGFESNGKQSGFTILTARGWDYPELCRMYEKGIAICREKHIPVLFHITEVTQPQGHSTSGSHERYKSKERLEWEKEFDGIKKMREWIISEKMATENELVKVEKEAITNVKNARKEAWENYMAPMKSMREDFLKMADISTCNCSKTKRISALKEDLAKIAEPIRKDTMAHAKRTLRLICNSCSNPENSLKTNITNWFDASLRENRERFSSHLIAADQHSALKVDAVPPIYVDNARSIPGREILRDNFDFIFQNDPRVIAFGEDVGKIGGVNQTYEGLQEKYGEMRIFDTGIREATIVGQGLGLAMRGLRPIAEVQYFDYLLYAIQVMSDDLATLTYRTKGGQKAPLIVSTRGHRLEGIWHSGSPLSMVINSIRGVHVLVPRNLTQAAGFYNTILASDDPALIIEPLNGYRLREKVPSNLGKFRIPVGVPEILKTGTDLTLVTYGACVRIAEDAVAQLQEFGIDVELIDAQSLLPFDIYHTIVESLKKTNKIVFFDEDVPGGATAFMMQKVLEEQKGFFYLDAEPKTVTAQEHRPAYSTDGDYFSNPNAEDVFDTIYNLMHDANPLKYPKIF, from the coding sequence ATGACAAAAACTGGAAAAAAATTCGCTGCAGCTAGAAAGTTGACTTTGAGCAAAGAAGAAGTGTTGAAGGATTACCAGATTGCCTGTGAGAGCCGTGAAGCGAGCCTTTCAGGAAGGCGTGAAGTGCTGACGGGCAAGGCAAAATTCGGAATTTTTGGAGATGGCAAGGAGATTCCGCAACTGGCAATGGCAAAGGTGTTCCGGAACGGCGACTGGCGGTCGGGTTATTATCGCGATCAAACTTTTATGCTTGCCACCGGAATTCTCACCCTCCAGGAGTTTTTTGCTCAGCTCTATGGTGATACCGATCAGCAGTTTAATCCGGGAACGGTTGGCCGCCTGATGAACAATCATTTTGCAACCCGTTTCATTGGTGATGACGGAGAGTGGCTGGATCAGACCAAAATGAAAAACTCCTCTGCCGACGTCTCACCCACTGCAGGACAGATGCCCCGGTTGCTTGGTCTGGCTTACGGATCAAAATTTTACCGTAACAATCCTGATTTGAAACCATTCAGCAAATTTTCGGTCAATGGTAATGAAGTAGCATTCGGTACAATAGGCGATTCGAGCACTTCCGAAGGGGTCTTTTGGGAAACGATGAATGCTGCCGGAGTTTTGCAGGTTCCGATGGCCATTTCCATTTGGGATGATGGTTACGGAATCTCGGTGCCAAGAGAGTTTCAAACAATAAAAGGGAGCATTTCGGAAGCGTTAAAAGGATTTGAGTCAAATGGGAAGCAATCCGGTTTTACCATCCTGACGGCCAGAGGCTGGGACTATCCCGAATTGTGCAGGATGTATGAAAAAGGCATCGCCATTTGCCGGGAAAAACATATTCCCGTGCTGTTTCATATCACTGAAGTTACCCAGCCGCAGGGACATTCTACCTCAGGCTCGCACGAGAGATACAAATCCAAAGAGCGGCTTGAGTGGGAAAAGGAGTTTGACGGCATAAAGAAAATGCGGGAATGGATCATCAGTGAAAAAATGGCAACGGAAAATGAACTGGTGAAAGTTGAAAAGGAAGCCATAACCAACGTCAAAAATGCCCGCAAAGAAGCATGGGAAAACTATATGGCGCCGATGAAGTCGATGCGGGAAGATTTCCTTAAAATGGCAGACATCAGTACATGTAATTGTTCAAAGACAAAGCGGATCAGTGCCCTAAAGGAAGATTTGGCAAAGATTGCAGAGCCCATCCGCAAGGACACCATGGCGCATGCAAAACGAACATTGCGGCTGATCTGCAACTCCTGCAGCAATCCTGAAAATTCGCTCAAGACCAATATCACAAATTGGTTTGATGCGTCATTGCGCGAAAACAGGGAGCGTTTCAGTTCCCATCTCATCGCCGCTGATCAGCACTCAGCCCTGAAAGTTGATGCTGTTCCCCCCATTTATGTTGACAATGCCCGATCTATTCCCGGAAGAGAAATTCTGAGGGACAATTTCGATTTCATTTTTCAAAACGATCCCCGTGTCATTGCTTTTGGTGAAGATGTAGGAAAAATTGGCGGGGTAAACCAGACCTATGAAGGGTTGCAGGAAAAGTATGGCGAGATGCGGATCTTCGACACAGGTATTCGTGAAGCCACTATTGTCGGGCAGGGGCTGGGACTGGCCATGCGTGGTTTGCGCCCAATTGCTGAAGTACAATACTTCGACTACCTCCTGTATGCCATTCAGGTGATGAGCGACGACCTGGCCACATTGACTTATCGCACCAAAGGGGGTCAGAAAGCCCCGCTGATCGTCAGCACCCGCGGCCACCGGCTCGAAGGGATCTGGCATTCCGGCTCACCACTGAGTATGGTTATCAACTCCATCCGCGGTGTCCATGTTTTAGTGCCCCGCAACCTTACCCAGGCCGCAGGATTTTACAATACCATCCTTGCTTCAGACGATCCGGCACTGATCATCGAACCATTGAACGGATACCGGTTGCGTGAGAAAGTTCCCTCAAACCTTGGTAAATTCAGGATCCCGGTGGGCGTACCTGAAATTTTAAAAACCGGTACTGACCTTACGCTGGTAACCTACGGCGCCTGTGTGCGCATTGCCGAAGATGCCGTTGCACAACTGCAGGAATTCGGAATTGATGTAGAACTCATTGATGCTCAGTCACTCCTCCCTTTTGATATTTATCATACCATCGTCGAATCATTGAAAAAAACCAACAAAATCGTTTTCTTCGATGAAGATGTACCCGGTGGCGCCACAGCCTTTATGATGCAGAAAGTACTCGAAGAGCAAAAGGGATTTTTCTATCTCGATGCCGAACCAAAAACCGTCACCGCCCAGGAGCATCGCCCGGCCTACAGCACCGATGGCGACTACTTCTCCAACCCCAACGCCGAAGACGTGTTCGACACCATCTACAACCTGATGCACGACGCAAACCCATTAAAGTACCCAAAGATCTTCTAA
- a CDS encoding sigma-70 family RNA polymerase sigma factor yields the protein MIVKSGKTGKSVLDYSGVEDLELVGRAKGGEDNAFAELVRRYQHTVAKTVIGMLGGGDDAEDVGQQVFIRFYRALDDFRGDAALATYLTRIAINLSLNELKRRKRMSMLFLRPSDAFPEPYLGKNDSTETDLETEEVVNKALQQLEPKFRSVVVLRMMQGYSTKETSRMLKLPMGTVLSRLSRAQDKLKELLKDLIN from the coding sequence ATGATTGTCAAATCTGGCAAAACCGGTAAATCAGTGTTGGACTATTCAGGAGTAGAAGATTTAGAATTGGTCGGCAGGGCAAAAGGAGGTGAAGACAACGCTTTTGCGGAGCTGGTCCGTCGTTACCAGCACACGGTTGCCAAAACGGTAATCGGGATGCTTGGCGGCGGCGATGATGCAGAGGATGTTGGTCAGCAGGTGTTCATCAGGTTTTACAGAGCGCTCGACGATTTTCGCGGTGATGCGGCCTTGGCTACATACCTGACCAGGATTGCCATTAACCTTTCGCTGAATGAGTTGAAAAGAAGAAAAAGGATGTCGATGCTGTTCCTGCGACCGTCGGATGCATTTCCCGAACCGTACCTGGGTAAGAATGACAGTACGGAGACAGATTTGGAAACTGAAGAGGTTGTAAACAAAGCACTGCAGCAGCTTGAGCCAAAATTCAGAAGTGTGGTCGTGCTGAGAATGATGCAGGGTTATTCTACAAAAGAAACTTCCCGAATGCTGAAATTACCAATGGGGACTGTGCTTTCGCGACTATCGCGAGCACAGGATAAACTGAAAGAATTACTGAAGGACTTAATCAATTAA
- a CDS encoding T9SS type A sorting domain-containing protein — protein sequence MKKKLFVFALSSLFAAVAIQSQPYGAGQGCRNANPEMRKDVHEKILPLITKQRLELDKTINEADKAEIGRLRAGLSNLRTQHLAKITEIKATDEVPSLEQRQEMRALRNQMATLMNDAEIIADRYDATITLLLEEIRPEIEKIHQENCPVGKGSGAGCPNAPQGKKHQYRGKKGPGMPPGEGYHFQRMLTPEGFLLFDPAEPFPLDEKTELPGEKMEVSVFPNPASQSTQISFELDQPARVIIYLLDSDGNEMLKVTETKADAGLFSTPFVVDELKDGLYFIQIKVGNDTSVKRLIVKH from the coding sequence ATGAAAAAGAAATTGTTTGTTTTTGCCTTATCATCATTGTTTGCTGCAGTAGCAATCCAGTCGCAGCCTTACGGAGCTGGTCAAGGTTGTCGCAATGCGAATCCTGAAATGAGAAAAGATGTCCATGAAAAAATCCTTCCCTTAATAACAAAACAGCGGTTGGAACTCGACAAAACGATAAATGAAGCGGATAAAGCTGAAATTGGAAGACTTCGCGCCGGGTTGAGTAATTTACGCACCCAGCATTTGGCTAAAATCACCGAAATTAAGGCCACTGATGAAGTTCCGTCACTTGAGCAGCGCCAGGAAATGCGTGCACTGCGCAACCAGATGGCAACCCTGATGAATGATGCAGAAATAATAGCCGACAGGTACGACGCTACTATCACCCTGTTACTGGAAGAAATTCGTCCCGAGATTGAAAAAATCCACCAGGAAAACTGTCCGGTAGGAAAAGGAAGCGGCGCAGGTTGTCCAAACGCACCTCAGGGAAAAAAGCATCAGTACCGGGGCAAAAAAGGACCGGGAATGCCACCGGGTGAAGGTTATCACTTCCAGAGAATGCTAACACCCGAAGGTTTTCTCCTTTTCGATCCTGCTGAACCATTCCCACTGGATGAAAAGACTGAATTGCCGGGCGAAAAAATGGAAGTCAGCGTCTTCCCTAATCCTGCCTCACAATCAACCCAGATTTCATTTGAACTTGATCAACCGGCACGGGTTATCATCTATCTTCTTGATAGTGATGGAAATGAAATGCTAAAAGTAACAGAAACAAAAGCAGATGCAGGATTATTTTCAACGCCTTTTGTTGTTGATGAACTTAAAGATGGTTTATATTTTATCCAAATAAAGGTCGGAAATGATACTTCGGTCAAAAGACTGATTGTAAAGCATTGA
- a CDS encoding thioredoxin domain-containing protein produces the protein MSDSNKKTAPNKLIYESSPYLLQHAYNPVDWHAWNAETLQKAMNENKMLLISIGYSACHWCHVMERESFENTEIASVMNAHFVCVKVDREERPDVDGVYMNAVQLIHGNGGWPLNAFALPDGRPFYGGTYFRPEQWMELLNRIVELFRKSKPDLEKQAVQLTKGISQDVLIKPLKEKVSFNRTLLEEAYKKWNYSFDLTNGGYRGAPKFPLPNNFSFLLRYYVLTGNDDLLDFLNLTLSKMASGGIYDHLGGGFARYSVDASWKVPHFEKMLYDNAQLISLYSKAYLFTKNRMYLKIAEETAHFVMRELTSPEGLFFSALDADSEGVEGKFYVWTAKQFSEILGKNAELMGDFFGINGEGFWEEDKNILVKPLEELDFSQSKNIGSATFHDLLKTSKEKLLTARNQRVRPGLDDKCLTSWNGLMIKALADLYIATENQNYIHAALKAGDFIAERLIQPDGSILHTFKNGKTGVQGFLEDYSFTIEAMISLFQVSGIEKYITLADNLAKYAVIRFYDKSEGLFWFTDEKSHDLVARKKEVIDNVIPSSNSSMAIALFKLGKIMENQDYIEIVRKNAGMMSENIKNYPTSFSNWGTLWLYLSESFFEVVVCGENALSFSVQMQQSKYPAKIVVSSKNESSLPVFKNRFQEGKTFIYVCSGNVCQQPVETVAEALKQMNGD, from the coding sequence ATGAGCGACTCCAACAAGAAAACAGCCCCAAACAAACTGATTTACGAATCCAGCCCTTACCTGCTCCAGCATGCGTATAATCCGGTAGATTGGCATGCATGGAATGCCGAAACCCTGCAAAAAGCAATGAACGAAAACAAGATGCTGCTCATCAGTATCGGCTATTCTGCCTGCCACTGGTGCCATGTGATGGAACGGGAGTCGTTTGAAAATACTGAGATTGCTTCTGTGATGAATGCCCATTTCGTGTGTGTAAAAGTTGACCGGGAAGAGCGCCCCGATGTGGATGGTGTTTATATGAATGCTGTACAATTGATTCACGGTAACGGAGGCTGGCCGCTGAATGCTTTTGCGCTGCCTGACGGAAGACCATTCTATGGTGGAACTTATTTCCGTCCCGAGCAATGGATGGAGTTGCTGAACAGAATTGTTGAACTTTTCCGTAAAAGTAAGCCAGACCTTGAAAAGCAGGCAGTTCAACTCACAAAAGGTATCAGCCAGGATGTGCTGATTAAACCTTTAAAAGAAAAAGTTTCATTCAACCGGACACTCCTTGAGGAGGCTTATAAAAAATGGAACTACAGTTTCGACCTGACCAATGGCGGGTATCGTGGCGCACCGAAGTTCCCTTTGCCCAACAACTTTAGTTTTCTCCTGCGCTATTACGTGCTGACCGGGAACGACGACCTGTTGGATTTTCTTAACCTGACGCTCAGTAAAATGGCTTCTGGCGGTATTTACGACCATCTCGGCGGTGGATTTGCGCGCTACTCTGTAGATGCATCCTGGAAAGTGCCCCACTTCGAAAAAATGCTTTACGACAATGCACAATTGATCTCCCTCTATTCAAAAGCATATCTTTTTACAAAAAACAGAATGTACCTCAAAATTGCAGAAGAAACTGCCCACTTTGTGATGCGTGAACTCACCTCTCCCGAGGGTTTATTCTTTTCGGCGCTGGATGCAGATTCGGAAGGTGTGGAGGGTAAATTTTATGTCTGGACAGCAAAACAGTTCAGCGAAATTTTAGGCAAGAATGCGGAATTAATGGGTGATTTCTTTGGAATAAACGGTGAAGGTTTTTGGGAAGAAGATAAAAATATCCTTGTTAAACCCCTCGAAGAATTGGATTTTTCACAAAGCAAAAACATCGGGAGTGCGACATTTCATGATTTGTTGAAAACCTCAAAGGAAAAACTCTTAACTGCCCGTAACCAGCGTGTTCGCCCGGGTTTGGATGATAAATGCCTGACTTCCTGGAACGGGCTGATGATCAAAGCACTGGCAGATTTGTATATCGCCACCGAAAACCAGAATTATATCCATGCTGCGTTAAAAGCCGGGGATTTTATTGCTGAACGATTAATCCAGCCGGATGGAAGCATATTACACACTTTCAAAAACGGAAAAACCGGTGTTCAGGGCTTTTTGGAGGATTACAGTTTTACTATCGAGGCGATGATCAGTCTTTTTCAGGTTAGTGGTATTGAAAAATATATCACCCTGGCCGACAACCTTGCCAAATACGCTGTGATTAGATTTTATGATAAATCAGAAGGTTTGTTCTGGTTTACTGATGAAAAAAGTCATGACCTGGTAGCACGTAAAAAGGAGGTGATTGACAATGTAATTCCATCCTCAAATTCAAGTATGGCCATTGCCCTTTTTAAACTGGGTAAAATTATGGAAAACCAGGATTACATTGAGATTGTCAGAAAAAATGCCGGCATGATGAGTGAAAACATCAAAAATTACCCCACCTCATTTTCTAATTGGGGAACGTTGTGGTTGTATCTTTCCGAATCATTTTTTGAGGTAGTAGTATGTGGTGAAAACGCCTTATCGTTTTCAGTACAAATGCAACAAAGTAAATATCCCGCGAAAATTGTCGTCAGCAGTAAAAATGAGAGTAGTTTACCTGTTTTTAAAAATCGCTTCCAGGAAGGCAAAACCTTTATTTACGTGTGTTCCGGCAATGTTTGCCAGCAGCCAGTTGAAACTGTCGCTGAAGCATTGAAACAGATGAATGGCGATTAA
- a CDS encoding chloride channel protein, with protein MKVQVLFGKFLIWRVKNVPDQQFVLVLSIVIGILSGIAAVLLKNLAHFTYRIASSGFSFKQEYLLYLGLPMVGIFLTVIFVRYFIKDDLGHGVSKILYTISRKSGMLKPHNTFSSVIGSSLTVGFGGSVGLEAPIVLTGSAIGSNLARLFRLNYKTVILLIGCGSAGAIAGIFKAPIAGVVFTIEILMIELTVTTLIPLLIAAVTGALVTWFLMGSSVVFFYTIEAPFIINDVPFYVFLGITSGLASFYFSRTLMKIEGKFELIKNPFSRIVIGGSILGALIFIFPSLYGEGYGGLMDILNGNGENIINQSLFGDFAQNKWIFLLLLLMIIFFKAIATASTTGAGGVGGIFAPSLFMGGVIGFFTGRLINTISDFSVSESNFSLVGMAGVMAGVMHAPLTAIFLIAEITGGYELFPPLIITATIAYLTTKYFEPHSIYSKKLALSGELITHNKDKAVLSMMKADKLIETNFLKIRPDATLGDLVKLITKSSRNIFPVVDDDENFMGIVFMDHIREIIFRPELYDNTLVSNLLFRPEVTINIDESMEQIARKFQNTDKYNVAVLNNGKYVGFISRARVFSVYRKVLKDFSYD; from the coding sequence ATGAAAGTGCAGGTTCTATTCGGAAAATTCTTGATCTGGAGAGTAAAAAACGTTCCGGATCAGCAGTTTGTATTGGTATTAAGCATAGTTATCGGTATTTTAAGTGGTATTGCGGCGGTATTACTAAAAAATCTGGCCCACTTCACTTATAGAATTGCTTCAAGTGGATTTAGTTTTAAACAGGAGTATTTACTATACTTAGGATTACCGATGGTCGGGATATTTCTGACTGTAATTTTCGTGCGATATTTTATTAAGGATGATCTTGGTCATGGAGTAAGCAAAATCCTCTATACGATATCCAGGAAAAGCGGGATGCTTAAACCACACAACACCTTTAGTTCGGTAATTGGTAGTTCATTAACGGTAGGTTTTGGAGGTTCAGTCGGGCTGGAGGCGCCAATTGTACTAACAGGTTCTGCCATCGGGTCAAACCTTGCACGTTTGTTCCGGCTCAATTACAAAACAGTTATTCTGCTGATTGGATGCGGCAGCGCCGGGGCCATCGCAGGTATCTTTAAAGCCCCGATAGCAGGGGTTGTTTTCACCATCGAAATTCTGATGATCGAACTCACTGTAACGACTCTAATCCCTCTGCTGATAGCTGCAGTAACCGGCGCTTTGGTGACCTGGTTTCTAATGGGGAGCAGTGTGGTGTTTTTCTACACTATCGAGGCTCCTTTTATCATCAATGATGTCCCTTTTTATGTTTTCCTTGGTATTACGTCAGGTCTTGCATCTTTTTACTTTTCGCGAACTTTGATGAAGATTGAAGGTAAATTTGAGCTGATTAAAAATCCCTTTTCACGCATTGTGATTGGAGGTAGCATTCTTGGAGCGCTGATTTTCATTTTCCCATCACTTTATGGGGAGGGTTATGGTGGATTGATGGATATTTTAAACGGGAATGGCGAAAATATTATCAATCAAAGTCTATTTGGCGATTTTGCCCAAAATAAATGGATATTCCTCCTTTTACTCCTGATGATTATTTTTTTTAAAGCAATTGCAACCGCTTCCACAACTGGTGCAGGCGGGGTGGGTGGGATTTTTGCCCCGTCACTTTTTATGGGTGGGGTCATCGGATTTTTTACAGGGAGACTGATCAACACGATTTCAGATTTTTCAGTTTCCGAGAGTAACTTTTCGCTTGTTGGGATGGCCGGCGTAATGGCCGGTGTGATGCACGCCCCGCTGACTGCCATTTTTCTTATTGCCGAAATCACAGGTGGTTACGAATTGTTCCCTCCTTTAATCATCACCGCTACCATTGCTTATTTAACAACAAAATATTTTGAACCACACTCCATTTACAGTAAGAAACTTGCTTTAAGTGGTGAACTGATCACACACAACAAGGATAAAGCGGTACTCTCGATGATGAAGGCAGACAAACTTATCGAAACCAATTTTTTAAAAATCAGACCTGATGCTACACTTGGCGATCTCGTTAAACTGATTACCAAGTCGTCACGAAATATTTTCCCGGTTGTAGATGATGATGAAAATTTTATGGGGATCGTTTTTATGGATCACATTCGTGAAATTATTTTCAGGCCTGAATTGTATGATAATACATTGGTCAGCAACCTGCTCTTCCGCCCTGAGGTGACTATAAACATTGATGAATCTATGGAGCAAATTGCAAGAAAATTCCAAAATACGGATAAATATAATGTTGCAGTGCTGAATAATGGTAAATATGTTGGTTTCATCTCGAGAGCCCGCGTATTTTCCGTATATCGTAAGGTACTAAAGGATTTTTCTTATGATTAA